The following proteins come from a genomic window of Nitrospira sp.:
- the thiD gene encoding bifunctional hydroxymethylpyrimidine kinase/phosphomethylpyrimidine kinase has protein sequence MSKTLKQVLTIAGSDSGGGAGIQADIKAMSANGVFAMSVITAITAQNTEEVTDIFELPPAIIASQLDAIFDDFDVAAVKTGMLSSAALVEVVVRMLTPQHVTNLVVDPVMISKSGHALLQPDAVEAVKTTLLPLALVVTPNVHEAQQLSGIEVASLADARRAAKIIHGFGCKYVLIKGGHLLAERATDLLYDGRFFNLLKGEYIETRHTHGTGCTFASALAAHLARGQSVLDAAQAAKSYVTEAIRHGLAIGHGQGPTDHFYFLER, from the coding sequence ATGTCGAAAACCTTGAAACAAGTGCTCACGATCGCCGGCTCGGATTCAGGCGGAGGCGCGGGTATCCAGGCCGATATCAAAGCCATGTCCGCCAATGGTGTGTTCGCCATGTCTGTCATCACCGCGATCACGGCCCAGAATACCGAAGAGGTGACGGATATCTTCGAATTGCCACCGGCCATCATCGCCTCGCAACTCGACGCAATCTTCGATGATTTCGACGTCGCTGCCGTGAAAACCGGGATGTTGTCCTCGGCGGCCCTCGTCGAAGTCGTCGTGAGAATGCTGACCCCTCAGCACGTGACCAACCTGGTCGTGGATCCGGTGATGATTTCCAAGAGCGGTCATGCGCTCTTGCAACCGGACGCGGTCGAAGCAGTCAAGACCACGCTGTTGCCGCTCGCATTGGTCGTGACACCGAACGTGCATGAGGCGCAGCAGTTGTCGGGTATTGAGGTTGCCTCGTTGGCTGATGCTCGGCGAGCCGCCAAGATCATTCATGGATTCGGATGTAAGTATGTGCTGATCAAAGGCGGCCATCTCCTCGCTGAACGGGCGACGGATCTGCTCTACGACGGACGATTTTTTAATCTCTTGAAGGGGGAGTACATCGAGACCCGTCATACGCATGGCACCGGCTGTACGTTCGCCTCCGCGCTGGCGGCGCATCTGGCACGAGGGCAATCCGTCCTGGATGCGGCGCAAGCTGCCAAGTCCTACGTCACCGAAGCGATCCGTCATGGGCTGGCAATCGGCCACGGACAAGGCCCCACGGATCATTTTTATTTCCTAGAACGGTAG
- a CDS encoding cbb3-type cytochrome c oxidase subunit I, protein MFARAYPPLSFCFTGLGWLVLASILGLAILIGLIRGTPLPSWVRMLHVHAVLVGGVAQIMLGGFLLFISPPHAADRKETDSHPLTFWALNSGLVGMLVGFWLHQSLIVGVAGFVVIAAFSSVIYTVWIRASRAWKFSIKESWYYALSLFCLVGGSAFGEIMALGFVPQSYGYMRLAHIHLAVLGFVVLAIIGMMHYLLPIIWSRPFLSLKLAQTAIVLMPLGVAVLIGGFLNSSVSVEMAAGAMLFTGGILWTGNLLGTWRASTHSGSAASDHLLVSTFFLLFTIILGVLVGANHLSSPPRLPYGTLHLVAYTHMTFVGFIVNAIMGACSYFIPITLAADRVPNTKKRGPYLHQLNGIMNRWRSVQIATLSLGTMGLGLLAALTWNVPLTSIYIHIATWMSLGLLITGLVLFSVKLTSIIAKKPDTLRTAQTSTDELKLTA, encoded by the coding sequence ATGTTTGCACGAGCCTATCCACCCCTCTCATTTTGCTTCACAGGCCTTGGCTGGCTGGTGCTGGCGTCCATCCTCGGGTTGGCGATCCTGATCGGGCTGATTCGTGGCACGCCGCTACCGTCATGGGTCCGGATGCTGCATGTCCATGCCGTCTTGGTCGGTGGTGTGGCCCAGATTATGCTCGGTGGATTTCTCCTATTCATCTCCCCACCTCACGCGGCTGACCGAAAAGAAACCGACTCGCATCCCCTTACATTCTGGGCGCTGAACAGCGGGCTGGTTGGAATGCTCGTGGGGTTCTGGCTGCATCAGTCCCTGATCGTAGGCGTCGCCGGCTTCGTGGTGATTGCCGCATTTTCCTCCGTCATCTACACCGTGTGGATCCGTGCGAGCAGGGCCTGGAAGTTCTCAATCAAAGAGTCTTGGTATTACGCGCTCTCTCTCTTCTGCCTCGTGGGCGGGTCGGCCTTCGGAGAAATTATGGCACTCGGGTTCGTTCCGCAATCCTATGGCTATATGCGGCTTGCGCACATTCACCTGGCGGTGCTCGGCTTTGTGGTGCTGGCCATCATCGGCATGATGCACTATCTCCTCCCGATAATCTGGAGCCGCCCTTTCTTAAGCCTCAAGCTCGCGCAGACAGCGATAGTCTTGATGCCCCTCGGTGTCGCTGTCTTGATCGGCGGATTCTTGAACTCATCGGTCTCGGTTGAAATGGCCGCTGGCGCCATGCTTTTCACAGGCGGAATTCTCTGGACCGGCAATCTGCTTGGAACTTGGCGCGCCTCGACCCACAGCGGCAGCGCCGCCTCGGACCATCTTTTGGTCAGTACCTTCTTTCTCCTGTTCACCATCATCCTCGGCGTGCTTGTCGGAGCGAATCACCTCTCCAGTCCCCCGCGGCTGCCGTACGGCACACTCCACCTCGTCGCCTATACACATATGACGTTCGTCGGCTTCATCGTGAATGCCATCATGGGCGCGTGCTCCTACTTCATTCCCATCACCCTCGCAGCTGATCGTGTCCCCAATACCAAGAAGCGCGGGCCATATCTCCATCAGCTAAACGGGATCATGAACCGCTGGAGATCGGTACAGATCGCCACTCTCTCGCTCGGAACCATGGGGCTTGGCCTCTTGGCCGCACTCACGTGGAATGTGCCGCTGACCTCCATCTACATCCATATTGCAACCTGGATGAGTCTCGGCCTCCTCATCACCGGCTTGGTTCTCTTTTCAGTCAAGCTGACCTCAATCATCGCCAAGAAACCGGACACACTTCGGACAGCACAAACCTCCACTGACGAGCTCAAACTCACGGCCTAA
- a CDS encoding alpha/beta fold hydrolase, which translates to MEERFAFLDPQGHRVAAILTIPDGGTDKIAILCHGFLSSKTSSTNNALTRMLIDRGIATFRFDFFGQGESEGPFDQITVSLAVEQAQRAVDLIRERGYRHSGLMGSSFGGLVATLTASQRTDLACLALKCPVVDFAEELQLAFGDDGMAQWKATDTIPNIMGGSNRIALHYSFYEDALQQIAYVSARSITAPTVIVQGDQDEHVPLHQSQRLYEALQIKKHLELLPGADHQFTKGTDFTRMTQTLADWLTQHLSTTRP; encoded by the coding sequence ATGGAAGAACGGTTCGCATTTCTCGATCCTCAGGGTCATCGGGTCGCCGCCATCTTAACCATCCCTGACGGAGGAACAGACAAGATAGCCATCCTGTGTCACGGGTTTCTTTCATCAAAAACCAGCTCAACGAACAATGCACTGACCCGCATGCTGATCGACCGAGGCATCGCCACCTTTCGCTTCGACTTCTTCGGCCAGGGAGAAAGCGAAGGCCCGTTCGATCAGATTACCGTCAGTTTGGCAGTTGAACAGGCACAGCGCGCGGTCGATCTCATAAGGGAGCGTGGTTATCGCCACAGCGGCCTGATGGGATCAAGCTTCGGCGGTCTGGTTGCGACGCTGACTGCGTCTCAACGAACGGACTTGGCCTGTCTCGCCCTGAAGTGTCCTGTCGTCGACTTCGCCGAGGAGCTACAGCTCGCATTCGGAGACGATGGAATGGCGCAATGGAAAGCAACTGACACGATTCCGAATATTATGGGCGGCTCCAACCGAATCGCCCTCCACTATTCCTTTTATGAAGATGCGCTCCAGCAGATCGCCTACGTCTCCGCACGATCAATCACGGCTCCAACCGTCATTGTGCAGGGCGACCAGGACGAGCATGTCCCGCTCCATCAAAGTCAGCGGCTCTATGAAGCGCTACAGATCAAGAAACATCTCGAGCTGTTGCCCGGTGCCGACCATCAGTTCACGAAGGGGACCGACTTCACGCGAATGACTCAAACCCTTGCGGATTGGCTGACACAGCACCTCTCGACGACTCGGCCCTGA
- a CDS encoding type IV pilus twitching motility protein PilT, with translation MPKIDELFRMMIDHGASDLHLVAGQVPTLRINGELERLPGTAVLDNQGLHDLLYEIAPSPKKEVFEATGDVDFGYEIPGIARFRSNFFNHKYGMGAVFRKIPTTILSAEALGLPPVLTRAAMLRKGLVLVTGPTGSGKSTTLAAMVDYANSHRKDHILTIEDPIEFVHQSKSCIVNHREIGLHTITFGSALRGALREDPDIILVGEMRDLETIALAVEAAATGHLVFGTLHTENAAKTVDRIIEVFPASEQSQIRNTLSTALRVVVAQNLFKRIDQKGRCAALEILVCTPAVSNLIRDAKTVQIASQMQTGKNVGMQTLDDAIQDLLTKKWISPEEAYEKCIDKNRFAKLLKTPPDALQ, from the coding sequence ATGCCGAAGATCGATGAACTCTTTCGCATGATGATCGACCATGGAGCGTCAGATCTCCATCTGGTTGCAGGACAAGTCCCGACCTTGCGCATCAACGGTGAATTGGAACGCCTGCCGGGGACGGCAGTGCTCGACAACCAAGGACTCCATGACCTGCTCTACGAGATTGCACCAAGCCCGAAGAAGGAGGTATTCGAAGCGACGGGCGATGTGGACTTTGGGTATGAGATCCCCGGCATAGCCCGCTTCCGTTCTAATTTCTTCAACCACAAATACGGGATGGGGGCGGTGTTTCGAAAGATTCCCACCACCATCCTCTCTGCCGAGGCATTAGGTCTTCCACCCGTGCTCACACGCGCCGCGATGTTGCGGAAAGGACTGGTCCTAGTCACAGGCCCCACCGGGAGCGGAAAGTCGACCACGTTAGCGGCGATGGTCGACTATGCGAATAGCCACAGGAAAGATCACATTCTGACCATCGAAGATCCGATCGAGTTCGTCCACCAAAGCAAGAGCTGCATCGTCAACCACCGAGAGATCGGTTTGCACACCATCACATTCGGTTCAGCTCTGCGCGGAGCCCTCCGGGAGGATCCGGATATTATTCTCGTCGGCGAGATGCGGGACCTCGAGACCATTGCGTTGGCGGTGGAGGCGGCAGCAACCGGGCATCTGGTATTCGGGACACTGCACACGGAGAACGCCGCCAAGACCGTCGACCGCATCATCGAAGTCTTTCCTGCCTCAGAGCAGTCACAGATTCGCAACACCCTGTCCACAGCGCTCCGCGTCGTGGTGGCCCAGAATCTTTTCAAGCGAATCGATCAGAAAGGGCGGTGTGCCGCACTGGAAATTTTGGTCTGCACGCCGGCCGTCAGCAATCTCATCCGGGACGCCAAAACGGTCCAGATTGCCTCACAAATGCAGACAGGAAAGAACGTCGGCATGCAGACCCTGGATGACGCCATTCAGGATCTCCTCACAAAGAAATGGATTTCGCCCGAGGAGGCGTACGAGAAATGCATCGACAAGAATCGATTCGCCAAACTCCTCAAAACCCCGCCGGATGCGCTGCAATAG